The Dehalococcoidia bacterium genome includes a window with the following:
- the ltaE gene encoding low-specificity L-threonine aldolase gives MIDLRSDTLTKPTPEMRRAMAEAEVGDDVYGEDPSVNRLEQVSAELMGKEKGLFVASGSMGNIVSALSWCDRGEELICGAEAHLLVNEMGSIAAFGGIQMRAVPDGKRGLMDPDLVDSTISPNGWFPNTSLLVLENTHNRGNGAAYSKEEMEPLAEVARARSLAVHIDGARILNASVALSTPPSELASVADSVTFCLSKGLAAPVGSVVVGDEAFIHRARRVRKMLGGGMRQAGVLAAAGLVALETMVDRLADDHLNAQRLAEGLASISGFSIDPSTIETNIVYVELDDGDGPAFASRLRNLGVLANGRFNWVRFVTHYGINSEDVDEALSIVETLAKS, from the coding sequence ATTATTGATCTCAGAAGCGATACTTTGACAAAACCTACTCCTGAGATGCGCCGTGCCATGGCAGAGGCCGAAGTGGGCGACGATGTCTATGGAGAAGACCCTTCGGTTAACCGTTTGGAACAAGTGTCTGCAGAGTTAATGGGCAAAGAAAAAGGCTTATTTGTTGCTAGCGGTTCAATGGGAAATATTGTTTCAGCATTATCTTGGTGTGATCGCGGAGAGGAACTTATTTGCGGGGCAGAGGCTCATTTACTAGTTAATGAAATGGGCTCAATCGCCGCATTTGGTGGCATTCAGATGAGGGCAGTTCCTGATGGGAAACGGGGATTGATGGACCCTGATTTAGTAGACAGCACTATTTCTCCAAACGGATGGTTTCCCAACACTTCCCTTTTGGTGTTGGAAAATACACATAATCGAGGTAACGGAGCAGCCTATTCTAAGGAAGAAATGGAGCCATTGGCCGAAGTAGCCCGTGCCCGTTCCTTAGCAGTTCATATTGATGGAGCCCGTATCCTTAATGCGTCTGTAGCCTTAAGTACTCCTCCAAGTGAATTGGCGAGCGTGGCCGACTCAGTGACCTTTTGCTTGTCAAAAGGGTTGGCTGCACCAGTAGGTTCTGTTGTTGTAGGAGATGAGGCGTTTATTCATCGGGCTCGGCGCGTACGCAAGATGCTTGGAGGAGGAATGCGACAAGCGGGCGTGCTTGCCGCGGCAGGTCTAGTAGCACTGGAAACTATGGTTGATCGATTGGCTGATGATCATCTAAATGCTCAAAGATTGGCGGAGGGTCTTGCATCAATTTCCGGATTTAGTATTGATCCTTCAACAATTGAAACAAATATTGTGTATGTTGAGCTTGATGACGGGGATGGTCCTGCCTTCGCTTCGAGGCTTCGAAATCTAGGAGTTTTAGCAAACGGTCGGTTCAATTGGGTGAGATTTGTAACGCATTACGGTATTAACTCTGAAGATGTGGATGAGGCTTTATCAATTGTTGAAACTTTGGCAAAATCGTAG
- a CDS encoding cyclase family protein → MGKYNNLPSELEIKEYFHSLSNWGRWGEDDQIGTLNLITPEKRLQAAGLVRQGISIGCARPISTQHAVDQPLTPIHFMVESGETYCLDDDQEWTSQHSTDYFGMGIHGPGQTHLDALCHQFWEGKMYNDRPASIVSTAHKAKFGAVDGMNNGLVTKGVLLDLAKQREVLWYEPGDAAFIQDLEAAEKAQGVKVEEGDALLLRFGWTRRRSMLGPVPRDGGRAGLHASCLPWLHERGISILACDSAQEVRPTGYEGMYGPIHSVGQVAMGLWLVDNADFEALAVECERLDTYQFLFSLAPLNFPFATGSPINPIAVL, encoded by the coding sequence ATGGGAAAATATAATAATCTGCCATCAGAATTGGAAATAAAAGAATATTTTCACTCGTTGAGTAATTGGGGTCGTTGGGGCGAAGACGATCAAATAGGAACCTTAAATTTAATTACGCCTGAAAAAAGACTACAAGCTGCAGGATTGGTGCGGCAGGGAATATCTATCGGGTGCGCGAGGCCCATTAGTACTCAACATGCAGTTGATCAACCTCTAACACCAATTCATTTTATGGTTGAAAGCGGCGAGACATATTGTCTTGATGATGACCAGGAATGGACTTCCCAGCATTCGACAGATTATTTCGGAATGGGTATTCATGGACCAGGGCAAACGCATTTAGATGCCCTTTGTCATCAATTTTGGGAAGGGAAAATGTATAACGACCGTCCCGCTAGTATTGTTTCTACTGCTCATAAAGCAAAGTTCGGCGCGGTTGATGGTATGAACAATGGACTTGTTACTAAAGGTGTTTTATTGGATTTAGCAAAACAGAGAGAAGTCCTTTGGTATGAGCCCGGCGATGCGGCATTCATCCAAGACTTGGAAGCTGCAGAAAAAGCACAAGGAGTAAAAGTTGAGGAGGGAGACGCATTACTACTTAGGTTTGGGTGGACTCGGAGGAGATCAATGTTGGGGCCTGTACCAAGAGATGGAGGGAGAGCTGGTCTTCATGCATCGTGTTTGCCATGGTTGCATGAGAGAGGCATTTCGATTCTAGCGTGTGATAGTGCACAAGAAGTAAGACCTACTGGCTACGAGGGTATGTATGGACCTATTCATTCAGTTGGTCAAGTTGCTATGGGGTTGTGGTTAGTGGATAACGCAGATTTTGAAGCTCTCGCGGTAGAATGTGAACGGCTGGACACTTATCAGTTTTTGTTCTCTTTAGCGCCATTGAATTTTCCTTTTGCCACAGGTTCACCAATAAATCCTATTGCAGTTTTATAG
- a CDS encoding tripartite tricarboxylate transporter permease: protein MDPILTALAFLLDPTYWVVMLGVVFLAALTSVIPGTNAFLVMALAFPLILFEVDDPAIGLVALATISGVSNTLDSIPAILIGQPSAATQVTFLEGHQLARQGKAAHTLGAVYTASAIGGIVGALILMALIPIARPWVLSFGFAEIGATAVFGIAMVVILCRGAMIKGLVAALVGMLLAIIGDYGRLTVDPFVRMPLIPFILGLFALPELIDLMISRQPVANKGAYVSKKEVLQGARFAISRWKMILRQSAFGVLLGAIPGVGSSVVDWLSYAFGITFTKDKSLFGKGSLEGVLFAESAQNAKEAGAALPTLSLGVPGAPTWALVVTAMIPYGIAPGPEMLGINAHITILLVLTLAISNFVIACLGLGMTGYISRLTMIRYPIIGSIVIPLVLLSAFVDTTNWRGIQIVLGVSVMGLVMKKYGWPRPPMILGFILEPIIEKNFLNSISIYGFQGTFSRSLTIAILLVSIVFGFFLVRNTRGQFLNDSSVKLNTFKNHSLLKRFFSAQILIPVIILLGVGLLLSDHLMNPLREELRFTGFPFWISLFAIGLLCIEIAMNIKRKSQRQSSYLMDLGILSTGIEGVREAAFKVLGLFLLFLLVGTTIGLNWAALAFAFTGPLLLLDGRFRIAWGLLSTLVVAAFMVVILDNLLFVIYPQPFLREYFFQIW, encoded by the coding sequence ATGGATCCAATACTAACAGCGTTGGCTTTTTTATTAGACCCAACTTATTGGGTTGTGATGTTGGGCGTTGTTTTTCTTGCAGCATTAACCAGCGTTATTCCCGGCACAAATGCTTTTTTGGTAATGGCTCTTGCTTTTCCTCTCATACTTTTTGAAGTAGATGACCCTGCAATTGGTCTCGTTGCTTTAGCCACGATAAGTGGGGTAAGTAATACGCTTGATTCAATTCCCGCGATTTTGATTGGCCAGCCTAGTGCAGCTACGCAGGTTACTTTTCTGGAAGGCCACCAATTAGCAAGGCAAGGTAAGGCAGCACATACACTCGGAGCGGTATATACCGCATCTGCAATTGGCGGGATCGTTGGAGCTTTGATTTTGATGGCATTAATACCCATTGCCAGACCCTGGGTATTGAGCTTTGGGTTTGCTGAAATAGGGGCTACTGCAGTATTTGGAATTGCCATGGTAGTTATTTTATGTCGTGGCGCGATGATTAAAGGACTTGTGGCTGCTTTAGTGGGCATGCTCCTAGCAATAATTGGAGATTACGGGCGCCTTACCGTTGATCCGTTTGTGCGGATGCCGTTGATACCTTTTATTTTAGGCTTATTTGCTCTTCCCGAATTGATAGATCTTATGATTAGCCGCCAGCCTGTAGCGAACAAAGGTGCGTATGTATCTAAAAAAGAAGTCTTACAAGGTGCAAGATTTGCAATATCTCGATGGAAAATGATTCTTCGGCAATCCGCATTTGGGGTATTGCTAGGGGCTATCCCAGGAGTTGGATCATCGGTGGTTGATTGGCTGAGCTATGCATTTGGTATTACTTTCACTAAAGATAAATCGCTTTTTGGTAAAGGTTCTTTGGAGGGAGTTTTATTTGCAGAATCTGCTCAAAATGCGAAGGAAGCTGGAGCTGCACTTCCTACTCTTTCGCTTGGTGTTCCCGGTGCACCGACTTGGGCTTTAGTAGTAACAGCAATGATTCCATATGGAATTGCTCCTGGTCCTGAGATGCTTGGTATCAATGCCCATATAACGATTTTATTGGTACTTACATTGGCGATTTCTAATTTTGTTATTGCTTGCTTGGGGTTGGGTATGACTGGGTATATTTCAAGGCTTACGATGATTCGCTACCCAATCATTGGCTCGATTGTAATTCCTTTAGTATTACTATCTGCATTCGTGGATACTACAAACTGGAGAGGGATTCAAATTGTTCTTGGTGTGTCCGTGATGGGTCTTGTCATGAAGAAATACGGATGGCCGAGACCTCCAATGATACTTGGGTTTATATTAGAACCTATCATAGAGAAAAACTTTCTCAACTCCATCAGTATTTATGGCTTCCAAGGTACTTTTAGCAGATCTTTAACGATAGCAATCTTGTTGGTGTCTATTGTATTTGGCTTTTTCCTTGTACGAAATACAAGAGGGCAATTTTTGAATGACTCATCTGTGAAACTAAATACATTTAAGAATCACTCCCTACTTAAAAGATTTTTCTCTGCACAAATTCTCATTCCAGTAATTATTTTACTTGGAGTGGGTTTGTTGCTCTCGGATCATTTGATGAATCCTTTAAGAGAGGAATTAAGATTTACAGGATTTCCTTTCTGGATTTCGTTATTTGCAATAGGTCTTCTTTGCATTGAAATTGCAATGAATATTAAAAGAAAAAGCCAGCGGCAAAGCTCATACTTAATGGATCTAGGAATATTGAGCACCGGAATTGAAGGTGTGAGAGAAGCGGCATTTAAAGTGCTGGGACTTTTTCTTCTTTTTCTTCTTGTTGGCACTACCATAGGATTGAATTGGGCTGCATTGGCGTTTGCTTTCACAGGCCCGTTATTATTACTTGATGGCCGCTTTCGTATCGCATGGGGATTACTGTCTACGTTGGTTGTTGCTGCATTTATGGTAGTGATATTGGATAATTTGTTATTTGTAATATACCCTCAGCCATTTTTAAGAGAATACTTTTTTCAAATTTGGTAA
- the lspA gene encoding signal peptidase II, with amino-acid sequence MSISFHKYRLIILISLITFFLDQISKYAVIQSLPMGHSWPKTGFFRLTHIANTGSAFGLFNNQNLILTVGAFLGIGILIYFYHSSPNPSNWLKVSLGLVLSGAAGNLVDRLLLGHVTDFIDVGPWYIFNIADASIVTGMIVLITSKILFEDQGKNPHSLVRSFAGDEEYEG; translated from the coding sequence ATGTCAATATCGTTTCATAAGTACCGATTAATTATTCTAATTAGCCTGATCACTTTTTTCTTGGATCAGATCTCCAAATATGCTGTTATACAATCGCTACCGATGGGCCATTCATGGCCCAAAACCGGGTTCTTTCGATTAACACATATCGCTAATACAGGAAGTGCGTTCGGTCTTTTTAACAATCAGAATCTGATTCTAACCGTAGGGGCATTCCTAGGTATAGGGATATTGATTTATTTCTATCACTCTTCTCCAAACCCTTCAAATTGGTTGAAAGTCAGCTTAGGGCTAGTGCTCTCTGGCGCAGCGGGAAACCTAGTTGATCGTCTACTACTAGGACATGTTACGGATTTCATTGATGTTGGCCCGTGGTACATATTCAATATTGCAGATGCTTCGATAGTTACGGGAATGATCGTTTTAATTACAAGTAAAATTTTATTTGAAGACCAAGGCAAAAATCCACATTCTCTCGTAAGAAGTTTCGCCGGCGATGAAGAGTATGAAGGATAA
- a CDS encoding RluA family pseudouridine synthase: protein MKDNETLQVIVKQDSSGHRLDLFIQNQTEEISRSRAAALIRTGNIQINNKDAKPSSIVHVNDVITISIPAVQPLNLPAQEMPLDIIFQNENIVIINKSAGITVHPAPGHPDGTLVNALLHAIPDLRGIGGEQRPGIVHRLDKNTSGLIIVAKNDYAHRHLSNQLKNRLVSKTYIALLNGKLGNDKGEIDEPIGRNPHNRKKMAVVSTGRDAITRYKVIERINFESSQYTLVEAYPLTGRTHQIRVHFSSIRHPLVGDSIYGGNHSRINRQFLHAARLEFEMPLSGSSASSRVSFEAPLPDDLNGLLQQFRA from the coding sequence ATGAAGGATAACGAGACTCTACAGGTAATTGTTAAGCAGGATAGTTCCGGACATCGTTTAGATTTATTCATTCAAAATCAAACTGAAGAAATAAGCCGATCGAGAGCAGCCGCTTTAATCCGCACAGGGAATATCCAAATTAATAATAAGGATGCGAAACCTTCTTCGATCGTTCATGTAAATGACGTAATCACCATTTCGATTCCCGCTGTTCAACCTTTAAATTTACCAGCACAAGAAATGCCGCTAGACATTATTTTTCAAAACGAGAATATCGTAATTATAAATAAGTCAGCTGGTATAACGGTTCATCCAGCACCAGGGCACCCTGATGGAACATTAGTTAACGCATTATTGCATGCGATACCAGATCTCCGCGGGATAGGAGGCGAACAAAGACCAGGAATTGTCCATCGCCTAGATAAAAATACTTCTGGCCTAATAATTGTTGCAAAGAATGACTACGCCCATAGGCATCTTTCGAATCAATTAAAAAATCGGTTAGTCTCTAAAACTTATATTGCACTTCTAAATGGCAAGCTTGGCAATGACAAAGGTGAAATCGATGAACCCATTGGAAGGAACCCCCATAACAGAAAAAAGATGGCAGTTGTCAGCACCGGTCGAGATGCAATAACGAGGTATAAAGTTATAGAGAGGATAAATTTTGAATCCTCTCAGTACACTTTGGTAGAAGCTTATCCTCTAACAGGTAGAACGCATCAAATACGTGTACATTTTTCAAGTATCAGGCATCCACTTGTAGGCGACTCCATTTACGGAGGAAACCACTCTAGGATAAATCGTCAATTCTTACACGCTGCAAGACTAGAGTTTGAAATGCCTTTATCTGGTTCATCTGCGTCTTCTCGCGTTAGTTTTGAGGCTCCTCTACCAGATGATTTAAATGGCTTACTTCAGCAATTTAGAGCATAG
- a CDS encoding Rieske 2Fe-2S domain-containing protein: MLTIEQNEKLTRVGPGTPMGELMRRYWHPVAASVELDPENPTKEVRLLGEDLVLYRDAKGKLGLIEPSCAHRKASLAYGIPEDNGIRCAYHGWIFNEEGHCVDQPSEPEGSKFKEKVRIKAYKAQELGGAIFAYMGPEPAPLLPNIDVLMWHGIRRIQTVMIPANWLQCHENSLDPLHFQWLHRYWGGRVMAKKLSPEDRDTWNSRIASRGADHRRIGFEITDYGIIKRRLVGDETEQDDHWQMGHPILFPNILHITSNLQYRVPVDDTHTLHFVVDLHPLSASEIAPTVVEHEDIPCFDEDGSIKADWVLGQDQAAWIMQGPITDRTTERLGVSDVGIIMYRRLLDEQMELVAQGKDPMNVIRDETENEILIYPVEHFEYPGYEGRLRGPFQNIVVNNHVEQELSGTGATLPEWEGVEIEDPTLRNGAPNRVGLRRPLGKVGDVL; this comes from the coding sequence ATGCTGACTATAGAGCAAAATGAGAAATTGACACGAGTTGGCCCTGGTACTCCAATGGGTGAGCTTATGCGTCGTTACTGGCACCCTGTTGCTGCCAGCGTAGAGTTAGACCCTGAAAATCCCACTAAAGAAGTACGCTTATTAGGTGAAGACTTAGTTCTCTATCGTGACGCCAAGGGGAAACTAGGATTGATTGAACCTAGTTGTGCACATCGAAAGGCGAGCCTCGCATACGGTATCCCCGAAGATAACGGTATTCGGTGTGCCTATCATGGATGGATATTTAACGAAGAAGGGCACTGTGTTGACCAACCTTCGGAACCAGAAGGTTCAAAATTTAAAGAAAAGGTAAGAATTAAAGCCTACAAGGCTCAAGAGCTTGGGGGTGCAATCTTTGCCTACATGGGGCCAGAGCCGGCGCCTTTGCTTCCCAATATTGATGTTTTGATGTGGCATGGCATTAGGCGAATTCAAACAGTAATGATTCCAGCTAATTGGCTGCAGTGTCATGAAAACTCTCTAGATCCACTACATTTCCAATGGCTTCATCGCTACTGGGGCGGGCGGGTTATGGCGAAGAAGCTTTCGCCAGAGGATCGTGATACGTGGAATTCTCGTATCGCCTCCCGTGGTGCAGACCATCGAAGAATAGGGTTTGAAATTACTGATTATGGGATCATTAAAAGGCGATTGGTAGGTGACGAAACTGAACAGGATGACCATTGGCAAATGGGTCACCCAATTTTATTTCCTAACATTTTGCACATAACATCTAATCTCCAGTACAGAGTTCCTGTTGATGACACTCATACACTCCATTTTGTGGTGGATTTACACCCCTTGAGTGCGTCAGAGATTGCTCCAACTGTAGTTGAGCATGAGGATATTCCTTGTTTTGATGAGGACGGCTCTATTAAGGCAGATTGGGTACTTGGGCAAGACCAAGCAGCATGGATCATGCAAGGGCCTATTACAGATAGGACAACGGAGCGTTTAGGAGTATCAGACGTTGGGATAATTATGTATAGGAGACTACTTGATGAGCAAATGGAATTAGTAGCCCAGGGTAAGGACCCTATGAATGTGATTCGTGACGAAACTGAAAACGAAATATTGATTTACCCAGTAGAACATTTTGAATATCCAGGCTATGAAGGACGGCTAAGAGGCCCTTTTCAGAATATCGTGGTTAATAATCATGTAGAGCAAGAGCTTTCTGGCACTGGTGCCACCCTCCCAGAATGGGAAGGTGTAGAAATTGAAGATCCAACTTTGAGGAATGGCGCACCTAATAGAGTGGGTCTGCGCAGGCCTCTAGGTAAAGTAGGCGATGTTCTTTGA